The Spinacia oleracea cultivar Varoflay chromosome 2, BTI_SOV_V1, whole genome shotgun sequence DNA segment TTCTGAAAATATCGCATCATGATTGACTTTTACTGTTCTAACACATTAcattgactcttaatatctcaaattgtaTGCacgtaaaaattaaaaaaaaaataatattcagaaaatatatatcgatacgaatataaaatgaccccacacgactacaattttcttacgtacgaatcacaaaaaatagtcAAAGTCGTGgcgtgaatagtgtaaaaaacaaaatggTTGGTATTTCCGGAATGGAGAAAGTATAAGACAGTGATAAGCAAAGCTTGTACAGTACCAAACAGGTAAACAACACTACCTTTGTTTAATAATGTACTATCTTTGTTTTAAAATAACCTTTACGCtttttgtgttaggttatgttATGTTCCTTTCATTCCAATTGTTAATTTCAGAAAAATcatttcagataagtttagataagttcgaTTCGAGAAAGATAGGAGTTGACtaaatacaatttataactaatttaaaataagttttgataagttttaataacttcagataattaaattcaaataagttcagttaagttgaAATAATTTCAGAAAAGTAAGAAAATTTTAATATGTGTACCTTTACTTACAATTTACAATAGTAGGTTGATCATTCATAAGGACCACATATATAAAATATGGAAAATAGTTGGGCCTGCCCCAGGTTAATAATAGATAAAATGGGGAAAATAGTTGGGCCTGTCCCAAATTAACCAACAAAAACTAAGCACTTGCTTATTCCATAACATATTAACATATATTAGAGTTTTCTCTAATGATACATTGAAATCGGATTACAACAACACACATGCACCAATCAAATAATCAATCATTACAAAATGCATAATATATTACATCAAAGATCTTTATTTAACTTAAAGTTGTGTTCATCATGTCTTAACAGTCGACTATTTAAAAGGGGGTAGGAATTGCAAACAAATTGTTTTTCCTTCTCATTGTCAAGCCATAAGATTCATCCATGTCTAGATCTTCAGGTTGAACCCCATAAGGCAACTTCCAATCAAAATGGTAGAGCAACGCAGCTAACCCTAGCTCAACATTAGCTACCCCTAGTGTTATACCGGGGCACCTTCTCCTTCCAGCACCAAAAGGAATCAGCTCGAAATTATTTCCTTTATAATCTATTGAAGAGTCTTCAAATCTCTCGGGACTAAATTTTTCAGGGTCATGCCAATATTTGGGATCCCTTGCAATAGCCCATGCATTGACAACCACCCGGGTTTTGGCGGGTATATCATAAGAATAAATTTGACATCTCTCCATAGATTCTCTCGGGACCAAAAGAGGGACGGGTGGATGGAGCCGTAAGGCTTCTCTTACTACGTGTTTCAAGTACTTGAGCTCGTGTAGCTTCGTCTCATCAACTCCTCCTTTCTCTTGGTACACTCGTCGTACCTCGGCTTGCGCCTTCTCCATTACTTTTGGGTTCTTTAGCAACTCGGACATTGTCCATTCTAGTGTTGCTGATGAATTCTCACTTCCACCTCCTAGAAGCTCCTATAAATTACATAAAAGAGTCTTCAAATCATTATGCACCAAAacattcaattaattaattaggttaGGTCCTTTCACCTAATTTTCACTTATTTAAACTTTTCTAAATCGTAAACTATATTTTTACTTAATTGACCTTAAATGAAAGTATCAAATTTATTTGCGGAacttatctattactatatactaaaagagacaccaggaatgacacgtgtcatttcctggtgaacAATTTTCCCGCCATAAACTCTTTCCTAAAAAgacatatttattttattctttttttattttctctccatttgtataaatgtttatatatggaaaaaaaatataggattatggaatatgccattattaaaattttggtaaaattttagtcaaactgtcatatcaataataaaaaatattcttactcgatattttggtcaaattagcatattaaatatatcaaatattttagtcagatcatcatattaaacatataaaatatataatacgtagtatgttaaaatatgataaaatgagtacattcgagattattaattacgcaatagatttaagggataaataattcaattaaaatttttataaaaaagatggtcaaataataatttttaaatatccgtgcgtgcacgggacctaatctagttttaACACTATTCCTATAAACTGCGTTGACTATCAATTGtaatttatacttaagaaaaaatatagtcatatgagatcttgttataatcgtctcattatataatttataatatcattttttttataattgttacccattgataattaaagataataattgaaatattgcattggcaaacgtgacaaAAAAACGTGCCAACTAAaaagaacggatgaagtattagACTatgttctctcttttttttggtAAGTAAGAATATTAGGCTATGTTCTCCTTCTCTTATTTTATTGCTTATTACTTGTTCATATTAAAATCAAAGCATATAAGAAAGACTAAACCAGAAAAGTCAAAAAACATTCAGAACAGATCAGAggagaaaaattcagaccagGCCATATTAGAAAAATTCAGACCAGACCTAAAAAAATAAGACCAAGTCAAACCAGACCAGGAACTATAAAAATCAGACTAGAACATACCCGGTGAAGAGAACATAACCTAATacgaaaaataagtaaaaataagaCCAGACCAAACTAGTCCATGAGCTAGAAAATTCAATTCAGACAGGACTAAGTAAAGAGAACATAGCCTAATAcgaaaaataaggtgaacataacCTGTCTTATGCTATTCGATATAGGTTTTAAGAACTATTTATCAACTTACCACAATAACTCCTTTGATATTATCAGTTGACATGGAAAAATCACCAGGATTGTCAACATTGTCCTTGTGATATTTCAGAAGAACATCCACTAAATCTTCATGATCTTGTTTACCCTGTTTCTTCTTAAACTGGTGATCAGCAATAATAGGATCAAGTATTCGATCTGATTCCTTGGTAAACTTTTGAAATTTAGCCTTACTAATTGTTTTAAGAAATGTAATCGAAGGGTAAACATCTGCTGGGCAAAATCCAGTGCAAGTTTGTGTTACTCCTGCTGTATATGCTCTTAATGCTGCTTGCTCGTTTCCTTTTGTGCCAAATGTTGCCCTGAAAAATCCAAAACCATCAAGACGATTGCATAATAAGATAAGGGATTGTTCGGTATCATTTTTAGTCACGCCATGATTTTTAACCAAACTTGTATACGTATATCTAGGTGTAATAGATTATTTCACTAAAGCCAAATGTTGTGTTAGTTGTCTAACTTATTACGAGAagatcatcattatcattaggCATTGCGTTTAAAAAGTCTCCTGTAACAAGCGGGGTAAGAGGGGTCGAATATATGCAACCTTGCTCTGCAATTACAGAGAGGTTGTTTCTAATTCACCCATACACCATAACGGGACGGGACGActatcttctacttcatggaaagaaAGCTAAGAGGTTTTGAAAGCCATTTTAATTTAGTCTACTATTTTCCCTGTTTCACAATAAATGCATCATTTCGCATTTTTGCACTATTCAATTACCAACATGGACCCTATTTACTTCTAATACGTACATAAAGACAACATTTTTGGTTCATAATTGTTATGGGTTAATCTcattatatattttcaaaatatctaatttttgtaattttgttaTTAATATGTAACTAaaaatattgatggtcaaaggcTCAAAGCTAGTATAAAGAGTACGGAAAGTccaaatgatgcatctattatATATGAAACGTAGGAAATCCAAAGCAGaaaaacaaatgaatctttggctccataaAAAAATGGACACGTTCTTCAATCGAAAAAAGGACATGTATTACGAGATCGAAAATCtgggttattattattattattattattattattattattattattgagcGGAATTTAAATGACGGGCAAAGGTAAATAGTGAGCATAAAGTACCCGAAGATCACAAatatttgttgaaagaatatCTCCTTTATCACAAAAGCTTGATTTTTTACCTATGCATCATGATTTTTGTTTTGGCAAATAAAATCATGATTTTTCACCTATACATCTGTGTTTTTTAATCAAAAAAATGTGTTCTTTTAGCATGTACACATATATATTACTTCCTTCGTTTTTATTTATATGGCACAATTTTCTTTTGTGAAAATTCCTTTTTAGTTGATATAATTCTATTATGGAAAGTTTTCTATGGTGAATTATCATATTTATCCTCATTTTTTTGTGATTGGGTGAAAGTGATGGTTGGTTGGTTTGTTGTTATTAAGGAGCACTTTTGTCCTTTAACTTTCTCTTTTACCTCTCCTTAATATGTGTGCCAAAATCAATTATGTtatgtaaataagaatggatGAAGTATAATTCCTCTGTTTCAtaaagttctttacagttactatttgcatagattccaatgcaatatttaactactaatatatttaatttcgtatgtgaaaaaaatataaaaaagttgatattctgaaaatacataccgaaaccaatctaacaagatcttatatGTAACTTTTTTATGTATATAATCGATAGTGAAATTTACGGTCAAAATTTTCATACTTTGAACACATATTCCAAAGCATAAATAACTTTCAGAAACAAAGGTAGTATATCATAATCACTCGGTAGTCGGCACCATAGTCCACTAATTGATCATCGAGAGCTAAGCAAGTGAAGAAGATAAGGTACGTAACCATAAAGATGATAAAAGTGTGCACTAATCGTTGTCCCCTTCCTTAATACTGTAGAAATCCTAtgttaaaagaaagaaaa contains these protein-coding regions:
- the LOC110778884 gene encoding desmethyl-deoxy-podophyllotoxin synthase-like; protein product: MESLIFQYPIFITFIATLLLAYVIKSMQNPSSSKLPPCPPKLPFIGNLHLLSSKNTLPHRRLTELSKKYGRVMMLQLGQVPTIVVASAEMAREVMKTHDAVFCNRPELMVGKEVFYDCKDIGLAPYGEYWRQVRKISTLELFTLKRVDSFRFIREEETSNMVKAIGKEVGGVVNLSNKFFVLACDVMCRATFGTKGNEQAALRAYTAGVTQTCTGFCPADVYPSITFLKTISKAKFQKFTKESDRILDPIIADHQFKKKQGKQDHEDLVDVLLKYHKDNVDNPGDFSMSTDNIKGVIVELLGGGSENSSATLEWTMSELLKNPKVMEKAQAEVRRVYQEKGGVDETKLHELKYLKHVVREALRLHPPVPLLVPRESMERCQIYSYDIPAKTRVVVNAWAIARDPKYWHDPEKFSPERFEDSSIDYKGNNFELIPFGAGRRRCPGITLGVANVELGLAALLYHFDWKLPYGVQPEDLDMDESYGLTMRRKNNLFAIPTPF